One window of the Spirochaetia bacterium 38H-sp genome contains the following:
- a CDS encoding VWA domain-containing protein translates to MKNRYIAVICFILFSSLFVFSQDLSVKPDELIIEQALEGGYHLWIKKKPDIASVLITESTEDPARKVASYALRTTSYNKINGEEKRLLNGEFLDNSRGYYLIDSSAEKHPILGEAFHIFIPYVVVYGYPWTRHGEMQILDGSYLNIRTFVRPYADYSGGFKDNPFILRVVQKPFTGPPEANYMPQAEESFKKLSQRSKTPLFYSTGHEDVLSQIKKVLEDKKGDSLDLVLVLDTTQSMEDDIPFLQKQLVSIIRNTCKGYKKIRVGVVLYKDYMEEYLNKVIPFQSDLDRFNSLISTIRVSGGRDLPEAVYEALYAALIRFDWLYDDRKIILIGDAPPHPFPRGSVTEDMVYSAAEKKHVLVFPILLPQ, encoded by the coding sequence ATGAAGAACCGTTATATTGCGGTTATATGCTTTATTTTGTTTTCAAGTCTTTTTGTCTTTTCTCAGGATTTATCCGTAAAACCGGATGAGCTAATAATAGAGCAGGCACTAGAAGGCGGTTATCACCTATGGATAAAAAAGAAACCTGATATAGCATCTGTACTAATAACAGAATCCACGGAAGATCCGGCAAGAAAAGTCGCAAGCTATGCACTCAGGACAACAAGCTATAATAAGATAAACGGAGAAGAAAAAAGACTTCTCAACGGTGAGTTTCTTGACAATTCAAGAGGATATTATCTTATTGACTCCTCTGCAGAAAAGCATCCCATTCTGGGAGAGGCTTTTCATATTTTTATCCCGTATGTTGTTGTATACGGCTATCCTTGGACCAGACACGGAGAAATGCAGATTTTGGACGGTAGCTATCTCAACATCAGAACCTTTGTGCGTCCTTATGCTGATTATTCCGGTGGTTTTAAAGATAATCCCTTTATATTGCGCGTTGTTCAAAAACCTTTTACAGGACCGCCTGAGGCAAACTATATGCCGCAGGCAGAGGAAAGCTTTAAAAAACTTTCCCAAAGGAGCAAGACACCTCTTTTTTACTCTACAGGACATGAGGATGTACTCAGTCAGATAAAAAAGGTGCTGGAGGATAAAAAAGGCGACAGCCTTGATCTGGTGCTTGTACTGGATACGACACAAAGTATGGAGGATGATATTCCGTTCCTTCAGAAACAGCTTGTTTCCATTATCCGGAATACTTGTAAAGGGTATAAAAAAATAAGAGTAGGTGTTGTCCTCTATAAAGACTATATGGAAGAATATCTCAATAAGGTTATACCTTTTCAATCGGATCTGGATAGGTTTAATTCTCTTATTTCTACCATACGTGTGTCTGGAGGACGGGATTTGCCGGAAGCAGTCTATGAGGCTCTATATGCTGCCCTTATAAGGTTTGATTGGCTCTATGATGACAGGAAGATTATTCTTATAGGCGATGCACCTCCTCATCCCTTTCCCAGAGGTTCTGTCACTGAGGATATGGTTTATTCTGCAGCAGAGAAAAAGCATGTGCTGGTTTTTCCTATACTTCTCCCTCAATAG
- a CDS encoding dihydroorotate dehydrogenase electron transfer subunit, whose translation MEKASFFFIIAMMCDSNVSFSSVSVLEHRQIADGYFFMSFEYPSFFSRPRPGQFFTLRAGDSVVPLLRRPFAFSFFSNDKAGFIYQKRGRATSNLAAMSAGEQIDIIAPLGNCFPMPSSVEYPVLLAGGVGLGPVLFFSSELERQGISHTLIIGARNSSFIPEYKPSSLVSFFVCTDDGSAGFKGNVADLLLENMPPAGAILYACGPNPMMKALHSIALDKGFMLWVSMEQVMACGVGACAGCVVPARGSYVRVCKDGPIFDSREIEWTSV comes from the coding sequence TTGGAGAAAGCTTCTTTTTTTTTTATAATCGCCATGATGTGTGATAGCAATGTTTCTTTTTCTTCTGTTTCTGTGCTTGAGCATAGACAGATAGCGGACGGGTATTTTTTTATGTCTTTTGAGTATCCCAGTTTTTTTTCGCGGCCTCGTCCTGGGCAGTTTTTTACTTTGCGGGCGGGGGATTCTGTTGTTCCGCTTCTCAGACGGCCTTTTGCTTTTTCTTTTTTTTCCAATGATAAGGCTGGCTTTATCTATCAAAAGCGTGGCAGGGCTACGTCCAATCTTGCTGCAATGAGTGCAGGCGAGCAGATTGATATTATTGCTCCGCTTGGCAATTGTTTTCCCATGCCTTCTAGCGTAGAGTATCCTGTGCTGCTTGCAGGTGGTGTGGGACTGGGACCTGTGCTTTTTTTCTCCAGCGAGCTTGAGAGACAGGGGATTTCTCATACTCTTATCATAGGAGCAAGGAATTCTTCTTTTATCCCTGAGTATAAGCCGTCTTCTTTGGTTTCTTTTTTTGTATGTACGGATGATGGTTCTGCTGGTTTTAAGGGCAATGTTGCGGACCTTTTACTGGAGAATATGCCTCCTGCTGGGGCTATCCTGTATGCCTGCGGTCCCAATCCCATGATGAAGGCTTTACACAGCATTGCTCTTGATAAGGGGTTTATGCTGTGGGTCTCCATGGAACAGGTTATGGCCTGCGGTGTGGGGGCCTGTGCAGGTTGTGTTGTGCCTGCTAGGGGCTCGTATGTGCGTGTCTGCAAAGACGGACCTATTTTTGACAGCAGGGAGATAGAATGGACCTCAGTGTAA
- a CDS encoding dihydroorotate dehydrogenase translates to MDLSVRIRDKVLPNPVGAASGTIGYGSEYEGLVDYDRLGALYTKAVTPEPREGNPIPRIVETTAGLLNSIGLANVGLKRFLSEKWPYLSSLPCPVIANVAGSKPEDYLQVVSVLEEHTDMWGYEINISCPNVKKGGITIGTEPDVVEDLTASLRKLTNRPLIVKLTPNVTDIRLIARAAENGGADALSCINTVVGMAIDIKRKRPVIPQKTAGLSGPAIKPIGIAAVYRVRTAVSIPIIGLGGIMNADDAIEYLLAGASCVQIGTGLFVDPTITVKVLEGIEEYMKQNNMNSISDFSSYWKEW, encoded by the coding sequence ATGGACCTCAGTGTAAGGATAAGAGACAAAGTTCTTCCCAATCCCGTGGGTGCGGCATCGGGTACCATAGGCTATGGCAGCGAGTACGAGGGGCTTGTGGATTATGACAGACTGGGCGCGCTGTACACCAAGGCTGTTACGCCGGAACCAAGAGAGGGTAATCCAATCCCCCGCATTGTGGAGACAACAGCAGGGCTTCTCAACTCCATAGGGCTTGCCAATGTCGGTCTCAAGCGCTTTTTATCGGAGAAATGGCCTTATCTTTCCTCTCTTCCCTGCCCTGTAATAGCAAATGTAGCGGGGAGCAAGCCAGAGGATTATCTGCAGGTAGTTTCTGTTCTGGAAGAGCATACGGATATGTGGGGCTATGAGATAAACATATCTTGTCCCAACGTAAAAAAGGGCGGTATCACCATTGGCACTGAGCCAGATGTTGTAGAAGACCTAACGGCATCACTTAGAAAACTGACTAACAGGCCTCTCATTGTAAAACTTACGCCCAATGTTACGGATATCCGGCTAATAGCACGTGCTGCGGAAAACGGTGGAGCGGATGCGCTGTCTTGTATCAACACTGTTGTCGGTATGGCTATAGACATAAAAAGGAAACGCCCTGTTATACCCCAGAAGACAGCCGGGCTTTCCGGTCCTGCCATAAAACCCATAGGTATAGCTGCAGTTTATCGTGTAAGGACTGCTGTCAGCATCCCCATTATAGGATTGGGTGGGATAATGAACGCAGACGATGCTATAGAATATCTGCTCGCAGGTGCTTCCTGTGTCCAGATAGGTACAGGGCTTTTTGTCGACCCCACTATTACGGTTAAGGTTCTGGAGGGGATAGAAGAGTACATGAAGCAAAACAATATGAACTCTATCTCAGACTTTTCCTCATACTGGAAAGAATGGTAA
- a CDS encoding alpha/beta hydrolase — protein MRSTIIGIRTIFAIAPFALFLLTVSCTSINPTYDETEEYRRKLWQQCSTLSNLSIPQEKNTEFYNYASGILQGEHPPVKHLAGTIPSGPYSLFVHIFLPETNITGSVFVFHGYATDSSHYGRLASELLTMGLATILIDLPGHGLSTGTRGDAWPGFYIYGDSVNNTITNLSPYLPRPYYAIGHSTGGLALIDYSMRYKTQIEKIVLFAPLMKLPYQGILTSVRTITSIFAHSYRAFARTKLGLRVFPFTWLDYFVIWQKKLEKTPHIDMPSTLLILAAKDNVVDNDYSKKKLRNKIDTIYIITEKNADHFELDSGAPDEDVMADIKGFLSDTISP, from the coding sequence ATGAGAAGCACAATCATCGGCATAAGGACAATTTTTGCCATTGCCCCCTTTGCTCTCTTTCTCCTCACAGTTTCCTGTACAAGCATCAATCCTACCTATGATGAAACAGAAGAATATCGCAGAAAACTATGGCAGCAGTGCAGTACCCTGAGCAATCTATCCATACCGCAAGAAAAGAATACAGAGTTTTATAACTATGCATCCGGCATACTGCAAGGAGAACATCCCCCTGTAAAACATCTTGCAGGTACAATACCATCCGGACCTTACAGCCTTTTTGTACATATATTCTTACCAGAAACAAACATAACAGGCAGTGTATTTGTTTTTCACGGATATGCTACGGACAGCTCACATTATGGCAGGCTAGCATCGGAGCTCCTTACTATGGGACTTGCAACAATTCTTATAGACCTTCCCGGGCATGGTTTATCTACAGGCACAAGAGGAGATGCCTGGCCTGGATTTTATATCTACGGCGATTCTGTCAACAATACTATCACTAATCTCTCTCCGTACCTACCCCGGCCATACTACGCAATAGGACACAGCACAGGCGGACTTGCACTTATAGATTACAGCATGCGTTACAAAACACAAATAGAAAAAATAGTTCTTTTTGCTCCTCTTATGAAGCTCCCGTATCAGGGAATTCTGACATCGGTAAGAACAATAACAAGCATCTTTGCACATTCCTATCGTGCTTTTGCCCGCACAAAACTGGGGCTCAGAGTTTTTCCGTTTACATGGCTGGACTACTTTGTCATATGGCAAAAAAAGCTGGAAAAAACACCTCACATTGATATGCCGTCTACTCTCCTAATTCTTGCAGCAAAGGATAATGTTGTTGACAACGACTACAGCAAAAAAAAACTTAGAAACAAGATAGATACCATATATATCATAACAGAAAAAAATGCAGACCACTTTGAGCTAGACAGCGGAGCTCCGGATGAAGATGTAATGGCCGATATAAAAGGCTTTTTATCAGACACCATAAGCCCATAA
- a CDS encoding peptidase U32 family protein produces the protein MKNKPEILAPAGSLAAGIYAIKAGADAIYTGLPRFSARAFANNPSLQELSALRAFSQAQGVKLNIAFNTLIRDTELEEARYWLRILSMLRPDAVIVQDLGLADLIRKDFPNLTLHASTQLAIHNTDGARLMAELGFSRVILARELEIAEIKEIIQKVPEIEYEVFVSGAMCYSTSGICLASGLMLGRSANRGVCAQVCRTWQEKDKKKQYTFSMRDLMLIEHAEELAKTGIRSFKIEGRMKSPEYVDAAVRLWRKKLDTRRTDPQLMEKLALSFMRNTGEGHIKTHKEQELIDTDYPGHRGLKLGTIKKVAEKEALVHLEQEIHIRDGAGIIEKGEITAWAIKSIRKNQTKLTQAQKGMQVWINIPKKFAEQHEIRLLSAHDNKLPEIKASALEKAPLHTKINITIYKDRLHIKLDFADKTLEEEYYHSLQKAAEKEITYTKLTQLFSYYSPAGQIPIKAELTINAEDSINITRIFYPPSFLKQTRRAIFSLLYKNLDNPTSTQKHSQNPPLNTPSIPLRNTLSPRDSNLPFVTDYTNIDTKSLAKLTIKNKTYTVIPLAPTTFSYKSTYSQLHNIIEKNPQENFLIGLNNPAHILWAKHLATIYQQRIAFFTDYLLYNSNHLTENLYKHIIPNLAFSYPWIESPVKHPCYTDFNPPIFYSRVIHNTKEPLLTQKEKTLTIIHKENMSYTLVQQKK, from the coding sequence ATGAAAAACAAGCCTGAGATTCTAGCTCCCGCAGGCAGCCTGGCTGCAGGTATCTACGCGATAAAAGCCGGAGCAGACGCAATATACACAGGTTTGCCTAGATTCTCTGCACGGGCATTTGCCAACAACCCCTCTTTACAAGAATTATCTGCCCTGCGAGCCTTTTCCCAAGCCCAGGGAGTAAAGCTCAACATAGCTTTCAACACCCTTATACGCGATACAGAACTTGAGGAAGCGCGATACTGGCTGCGCATACTGAGCATGCTGAGACCTGACGCAGTCATTGTGCAGGACCTGGGGCTTGCAGATCTCATACGCAAAGACTTCCCCAATCTCACACTGCATGCATCAACACAACTGGCAATACACAATACAGATGGAGCAAGGCTCATGGCAGAGCTTGGCTTCTCCAGAGTAATCCTTGCACGAGAGCTGGAGATAGCAGAAATAAAAGAAATCATACAAAAAGTACCAGAAATAGAGTACGAGGTCTTTGTATCAGGCGCGATGTGTTACAGCACATCAGGCATCTGCCTTGCCTCCGGACTAATGCTGGGACGCTCTGCCAATAGAGGAGTCTGCGCACAGGTATGCAGAACATGGCAGGAAAAAGACAAGAAAAAACAATACACATTCTCCATGCGCGACCTAATGCTAATAGAACACGCAGAAGAACTAGCAAAAACAGGCATACGCTCCTTTAAAATAGAAGGCAGAATGAAATCGCCAGAATACGTAGATGCAGCAGTCAGACTCTGGAGAAAAAAACTGGACACAAGAAGAACTGATCCTCAGCTTATGGAGAAACTTGCATTAAGCTTTATGAGAAATACTGGAGAAGGCCACATAAAAACACACAAAGAACAAGAACTCATAGACACGGACTACCCGGGGCACAGAGGACTCAAGCTGGGAACAATAAAAAAAGTAGCAGAAAAAGAAGCACTTGTGCATCTTGAGCAAGAAATACACATAAGAGATGGAGCAGGCATAATAGAAAAAGGAGAAATTACAGCCTGGGCAATAAAAAGCATAAGAAAAAACCAGACAAAACTAACACAGGCCCAAAAAGGTATGCAAGTATGGATAAACATTCCAAAGAAGTTTGCAGAACAGCATGAAATCAGACTTCTCTCGGCACACGACAATAAACTCCCTGAGATAAAAGCCTCAGCACTTGAGAAAGCACCTCTCCATACAAAAATTAACATAACAATATACAAAGACAGACTACATATAAAACTTGATTTTGCAGACAAGACCCTGGAGGAAGAATACTACCATTCACTACAAAAAGCAGCAGAAAAAGAAATAACATACACAAAACTGACTCAATTATTCTCCTACTACAGCCCTGCCGGACAAATACCCATAAAAGCAGAACTCACAATAAACGCAGAAGACAGCATAAACATAACCCGCATATTTTACCCCCCATCCTTCCTAAAACAGACAAGAAGAGCAATCTTCTCCCTGCTTTACAAAAACCTGGATAACCCAACTAGCACTCAAAAACACAGCCAGAATCCTCCCCTAAACACACCATCGATTCCTCTTCGCAACACACTATCACCCAGAGACAGCAACCTACCATTTGTAACAGACTACACAAACATAGATACAAAATCACTCGCAAAACTCACAATAAAAAACAAAACCTATACAGTCATTCCTCTGGCACCCACAACCTTTTCCTACAAAAGCACATACAGCCAATTACATAATATCATAGAGAAAAACCCACAAGAAAACTTTCTAATAGGCCTCAACAATCCCGCACACATACTCTGGGCAAAACATCTTGCAACAATATATCAGCAGCGCATTGCATTCTTTACGGATTATCTTCTATATAATTCCAACCACCTTACAGAAAACCTCTACAAACACATAATTCCAAACCTTGCCTTTTCCTATCCATGGATAGAAAGCCCAGTAAAACACCCCTGCTATACAGATTTTAACCCTCCTATATTTTACTCAAGAGTCATCCACAACACAAAAGAGCCCCTGCTCACACAAAAAGAAAAAACACTCACAATCATCCACAAAGAGAACATGAGCTATACCCTAGTACAACAAAAAAAATAA
- a CDS encoding PG0541 family transporter-associated protein → MKRVEIIANHSVEEDLFDLIEEEIEDFYYTQIPQVQGKGSSGPRRGDHIWPESNFIIISYTDEETLEKLRAIIQKLKRMFPQEGIKLFVTEA, encoded by the coding sequence ATGAAAAGAGTGGAAATAATAGCAAACCATTCTGTAGAAGAAGACCTTTTTGACCTGATAGAAGAAGAAATAGAAGACTTTTACTATACACAGATTCCTCAAGTTCAGGGCAAGGGCTCAAGCGGTCCCAGGCGCGGAGACCACATATGGCCAGAAAGCAACTTTATCATCATAAGCTATACGGATGAAGAAACACTGGAGAAACTCCGTGCCATAATACAGAAATTAAAAAGAATGTTTCCACAAGAGGGTATAAAACTCTTTGTGACAGAAGCATAG
- a CDS encoding efflux RND transporter permease subunit gives MSLSRTVVNRPTTILIAFVILVLFGLYTALNITIDLYPEINPPVLVISTSYQGAGPEEVEKTITRPLESTLGNVSNLNSITSTSAEGSSMLVLEFTYGTDMSDAANDVRDSLEFVRDILPDDASSPMIFKFNPSIIPILRLTVEGNRPQEELRKLAEDYIAPRLEQTTGVSMASVNGGRIPQVKVDIALDRLEAYGLSMTQLANILRAQNIQLAGGRIVENDINYLVRTAGEYTSLDDIANTVISYKPTQSAAGMPKMIPIRLRDIADVYMGYSTVDTMVYVNGKPSVSISILKQSGTNSVEVADRAKKKIEEIQKTLPPDVEIKITRDTTEIIRASLSQVASSAISGAILAMLVLFFFLRSIKPTLIIGFAIPISVIISLAAIYFAGITLNIMTLTGLALGVGMLVDNSIVMLENIYRYREKGAKPHISAILGSEEMITAITASTLTTVAVFIPIAIFKTELEMIGEMFADLAFTIVISLISSMIVAFLLVPVLASKYLKLNNRKEKPLTPTLQKLDRPFARFFDKLDSGYKKALSWTLKNKTKTILVILILFVVSIAAIPQIGFQFTPSEEPDSVTLNVELPLGTSVQKTKEVLFQLSGIIEDEIKGYKDIMITAGESAFFGLGATSTHKGSILITLPEYAKRIDNAETIQQKLRKHFDDFPGVSFEFSSGTQMGNPSGSSTPIDVLVKSDDLTIAKETAYKIEELIKTKLSDYIIDPQVDAEEGLPQVEIVINRQKAYSLGLNVYTIGQEIEAAIDGINAGKFRISGNEYDIHLGLPEKDRNKLSTLDRIFVTSSGGQKIPLSNIAEIKRSTGPTSIKREDQTRTIHVQANLAQGITVDKAEPLLRELITQEIPSREGLTIEFGGDYKQLMEYIGKFALIMLVAVMLVFGIMASQFESLLDPFIILFTIPLSIIGIVAVHLLTGTILSIYTAVGLVILVGIVVNNGIVLVDYTNLLRKRGLPLLDACVEAGGNRLRPVLMTALTTILGLAPIAFTQGEGMSLIQPIAKTVVGGLTVSTFLTLFLIPIIYYGFNRISDWFKGRRKEQEKKMRSRLVEEEA, from the coding sequence ATGTCACTTAGCAGAACAGTGGTAAACAGGCCTACTACAATACTTATTGCCTTTGTCATACTGGTATTGTTTGGCCTATATACGGCACTCAATATAACAATAGACCTCTATCCAGAAATAAATCCCCCGGTACTGGTTATCTCCACGAGCTACCAGGGAGCAGGCCCGGAAGAGGTGGAAAAAACCATAACAAGGCCGCTTGAGAGTACTCTTGGAAACGTAAGCAATCTCAACAGCATAACATCAACCTCAGCAGAAGGCTCCAGCATGCTTGTACTGGAGTTTACATACGGCACAGATATGTCGGATGCAGCCAATGACGTGAGAGACAGCCTGGAGTTTGTACGCGATATTCTGCCTGATGATGCATCCAGCCCCATGATATTTAAGTTTAACCCGTCCATCATCCCTATATTGCGACTGACAGTAGAAGGAAACAGACCTCAAGAAGAACTAAGAAAGCTGGCAGAAGACTACATAGCTCCCAGACTGGAACAGACAACAGGCGTATCCATGGCAAGCGTAAACGGAGGAAGAATACCTCAGGTTAAGGTGGACATCGCACTGGACAGACTGGAAGCCTACGGACTGAGCATGACACAGCTTGCCAATATACTTAGGGCACAAAATATACAGCTTGCGGGTGGAAGAATCGTAGAAAATGATATCAACTATCTGGTAAGAACTGCTGGAGAATATACAAGCCTGGACGATATTGCCAATACTGTAATAAGCTACAAACCAACACAATCTGCAGCAGGTATGCCCAAGATGATACCTATAAGGCTGAGAGATATTGCAGATGTGTATATGGGATATTCCACAGTAGATACAATGGTATATGTCAACGGCAAACCCAGTGTATCCATATCCATACTTAAGCAGAGCGGAACAAACTCCGTAGAAGTAGCAGACAGGGCAAAGAAAAAAATAGAGGAGATACAAAAGACCCTTCCTCCCGATGTAGAGATAAAGATTACAAGAGATACAACAGAAATCATAAGAGCATCGCTTTCTCAGGTAGCAAGCTCGGCAATAAGCGGAGCAATCCTTGCTATGCTCGTGCTGTTTTTCTTCCTAAGAAGTATAAAGCCCACATTGATAATAGGATTTGCCATACCCATCTCAGTCATAATATCGCTTGCAGCAATATACTTTGCAGGCATAACTCTCAATATAATGACACTCACAGGACTTGCATTGGGCGTAGGAATGCTTGTGGACAACTCCATAGTTATGCTAGAGAACATATATAGGTATAGAGAAAAAGGCGCAAAACCCCATATATCAGCCATACTGGGCTCTGAAGAGATGATAACAGCAATAACCGCATCCACCCTTACAACAGTAGCAGTTTTTATACCCATAGCAATATTTAAGACAGAGCTTGAGATGATAGGAGAAATGTTTGCAGACCTTGCATTCACCATAGTCATATCTCTCATATCTTCCATGATCGTAGCATTTCTACTGGTACCCGTACTTGCGAGCAAATACCTCAAACTCAACAACAGAAAAGAAAAACCATTAACTCCTACTCTGCAAAAACTCGACAGACCATTTGCACGGTTCTTTGATAAACTTGATTCTGGCTATAAAAAAGCACTCAGCTGGACACTCAAAAACAAAACTAAAACAATATTGGTAATTTTGATACTATTTGTAGTCTCCATTGCTGCCATCCCCCAAATAGGATTCCAGTTTACACCTTCGGAAGAACCGGACAGCGTAACACTCAATGTGGAGCTTCCTCTGGGAACATCCGTACAGAAGACAAAGGAAGTGCTCTTCCAACTATCCGGCATAATAGAAGATGAGATAAAAGGCTACAAAGACATAATGATAACAGCAGGAGAAAGCGCATTCTTTGGACTGGGAGCAACCAGTACTCACAAAGGCAGCATACTCATAACCCTTCCAGAGTATGCCAAGCGTATAGACAACGCAGAAACAATCCAGCAAAAACTGAGAAAACACTTTGACGACTTCCCCGGAGTAAGCTTTGAATTCTCCTCAGGAACTCAGATGGGGAATCCATCAGGAAGCTCCACTCCCATAGATGTTCTCGTAAAAAGCGATGACCTTACAATAGCTAAGGAAACAGCATACAAGATAGAAGAGCTTATAAAAACCAAGCTGTCAGACTACATAATAGATCCGCAGGTAGATGCAGAAGAAGGTCTCCCACAGGTAGAGATTGTCATAAACAGACAAAAAGCATACTCTCTAGGACTCAATGTATACACCATAGGACAGGAGATAGAAGCTGCAATAGACGGCATAAATGCAGGAAAATTCCGCATATCCGGTAACGAGTACGACATACATCTTGGACTCCCGGAAAAAGACAGAAACAAGCTTAGTACTCTTGATAGAATATTTGTAACAAGCTCGGGAGGACAAAAAATTCCTCTATCAAACATAGCAGAAATAAAGAGAAGCACAGGTCCCACAAGCATAAAAAGAGAAGATCAGACAAGAACAATACACGTTCAGGCAAACCTTGCCCAGGGCATAACAGTTGACAAAGCAGAACCACTTCTTAGAGAACTAATAACACAAGAAATACCTTCCAGAGAAGGACTTACAATAGAGTTTGGCGGAGATTACAAGCAGCTTATGGAATATATTGGCAAGTTTGCATTAATAATGCTTGTTGCAGTTATGCTGGTATTTGGCATTATGGCAAGTCAGTTTGAGTCCCTTCTTGACCCATTTATCATACTCTTTACAATACCTCTATCCATCATAGGAATAGTGGCCGTACATCTCCTTACCGGAACCATACTCAGCATATACACCGCAGTAGGACTTGTCATACTTGTGGGTATAGTGGTAAACAATGGTATAGTCCTGGTAGACTACACCAATCTGCTAAGGAAAAGAGGACTGCCGCTATTGGATGCCTGTGTGGAAGCCGGCGGGAACAGACTGCGCCCAGTACTCATGACAGCCCTCACAACAATACTCGGACTTGCACCCATAGCATTTACACAGGGAGAAGGCATGAGCCTCATACAGCCCATAGCCAAGACAGTTGTAGGCGGACTTACTGTATCCACATTCCTCACACTATTTTTGATTCCCATAATTTACTACGGATTCAACCGCATATCAGACTGGTTTAAAGGCCGCAGAAAAGAACAAGAGAAAAAAATGCGCTCAAGACTCGTAGAAGAGGAGGCATAA
- a CDS encoding efflux RND transporter periplasmic adaptor subunit encodes MKRKINFKAGLFAAILIASIILVSCEKPKTAKTEDKETTFAVATTKAVKGEIINYIELSGDVEPKSTVDAYADTTGKLTKLYVGVGDYVKKGQVIAEVDPSRPGMDFVASPVKAPISGNIIALPMHLGATVIQSMPVAKLADLSTLQVVAYVAERFVSRVQEGQKAVVSFSAFPGESFPAYVSEVSPVVDSSSRAMQIKLSFTGDANKIKPGMFAIFKLVTDDKKDVIKIPANAITEREGKQYIYKIKKDGDAFVAKRFEVITGIKINGKAEIKSGLEEGEEIVLEGINFLDDGSRVKIVKQIAPLPVEDTIE; translated from the coding sequence ATGAAGAGAAAAATAAATTTTAAAGCAGGGCTTTTTGCTGCAATACTTATTGCAAGTATCATACTAGTATCCTGTGAAAAGCCAAAAACAGCAAAAACAGAGGATAAAGAGACAACCTTTGCTGTTGCAACAACAAAAGCAGTAAAAGGTGAGATTATAAACTACATAGAGCTTTCCGGCGATGTAGAGCCAAAATCCACAGTTGATGCATATGCAGACACAACAGGTAAACTTACAAAGTTATATGTTGGTGTAGGCGATTATGTGAAGAAGGGACAGGTTATTGCCGAGGTTGACCCTTCTCGTCCGGGTATGGACTTTGTGGCAAGTCCAGTAAAGGCTCCCATATCAGGTAATATAATAGCTCTACCTATGCACCTGGGTGCAACGGTTATACAGAGCATGCCTGTTGCCAAGCTGGCTGACCTGAGTACACTGCAAGTTGTAGCTTATGTTGCTGAGCGCTTTGTCTCCCGAGTACAGGAAGGACAAAAGGCTGTAGTAAGCTTCTCCGCTTTCCCAGGAGAAAGCTTTCCTGCTTATGTAAGCGAGGTGAGCCCCGTAGTTGACAGCTCCAGCCGCGCCATGCAAATCAAGCTCAGCTTTACCGGCGATGCAAACAAGATTAAGCCTGGCATGTTTGCAATCTTCAAACTGGTTACGGATGATAAAAAAGACGTGATAAAGATACCTGCAAATGCCATAACAGAAAGAGAAGGGAAACAATACATATATAAGATAAAAAAAGACGGCGATGCGTTTGTTGCAAAACGCTTTGAGGTCATAACAGGTATAAAGATAAACGGTAAGGCAGAGATAAAATCAGGTCTGGAAGAGGGTGAAGAAATAGTCCTGGAAGGTATCAACTTTCTGGATGACGGTTCCAGGGTAAAGATAGTAAAACAGATAGCTCCGTTACCTGTAGAAGATACCATAGAGTAA